The Lonchura striata isolate bLonStr1 chromosome 33, bLonStr1.mat, whole genome shotgun sequence genomic interval TCAGGGCACAGAGAGGGGATGGAGGGCTCAGGGAATCCCGAGGGGATGGAGGGCGCAGGGAATCCCGAGGGGATGGAGGGCTCAGGGAATCCCGAGGGGATGGGAGATCCAGGTACAGAGAGGGGATGGAGGGCGCAGGGAATCCCGAGGGGATGGAGGGCGCAGGGAATCCCGAGGGGATTGGAGATCCAGGTACAGAGAGGGGATGGAGGGCGCAGGGAATCCCGAGGGGATGGAGGGCGCAGGGAATCCCGAGGGGATGGAGGGCGCAGAGAATCCCGAGGGGATGGAGGGCGCAGAGAATCCCGAGGGGATGGGAGATCCGGGCACAGAGAGGGGATGGAGGGCTCAGGGAATCCCGAGGGGATGGAGGGCGCAGGGAATCCCGAGGGGATGGAGGGGTCAGGGAATCCCGAGGGGATGGAGGGCTCAGGGAATTCCGAGGGGATGGAGGGCGCAGGGAATCCCGAGGGGATGGAGGGCTCAGGGAATCCCGAGGGGATGGGAGATCCGGGCACAGAGAGGGGATGGAGGGCTCAGGGCACAGCCGGGGCTGCTGGGCACACtcagctgcccctgccagcggctcctgcccggtgTCCCCATGGCCGGGGCTGGCCTCCAGGGCTGGAACAGCCGCtgggggctggcactgccagggcggCTTTAGAAAACCCCACAGCTCCCGCGGCGGGacctgccccatctctgggagCAAGGCAGGGAATAGCCCAGGCCCCGCGAGGAGAAGCCGGAGCTGTAGGACCTCCCACAATTGCCAAAGGAGCCCCCATAGCCCCCCAGGGAGCCCCCATAGCCCCCGAAGGAGCCCCCATAGCCAATGTCACCTCCATAACCCAGGGAACCCCCATATCCAAGGGAGCCCCCATAGCCCCCCAGGGAGCCCCCATAGCCCCCACAGCTCCCCAGGCCAAAGGAACCCCCATAGCCCTGGGAGCCCCCATAGCCCTGGGAGCCCCCATAGCCTGAGAAACCCCCATAGCCCTGGGAGCCCCCATAGCCCTGGGAGCCCCCATAGCCCCCATAACCTCCCAACCCAAAGGAGCCCCTATAACCACGGGAGCCCCCCAACCCAAAGGAGCCCCCATAGCCCTGGGagcccccaaaacctcctgAGCCAAAGAAGCCCCCATAGCCAGAGGAGCCCCCCAAGGCCAGGGGACCCCCAGAGCCTCCCAGCCCAAAGGAGCCCCCGTAGCCCGGGGAGCTGCGGGAGCTGAAGGAACgctccagccaggctgggcccgACGATCCCACAACGCTCTCCTGAGGGAAGGTGCTGAGCATGGGACCCGGGATGGTCACCACCACCGGCGGGGGCAGGATCACAGCTCTGGAGTCGGGGCACTGCTGCACACACGGCTCGTTGGAGCTCTCCGCgatgggctgggggcagctcaCGCCGCACGACTCGCCGGAGTAGGACATCCTTCTGTGCTGGGAGGCTGCAACGCACAGCAGAGGGGACTTAAAAACTAAACTGGCTGAGATGCATCAATATTAAACTCTGTGTCTGAAATATTAGTGGGAAACAGGTGAATTCAATGATGATATCAAAGAAATCTCATTGTTGTATCACTTCCACCTTTAGGCTTCCTCTCACCACAATCATCCTTGCATGAGAAATTCTCTGCTGGATAATTAATCAAACTTGTAGCAGCCTGTGGCAAAGATTCAGTCAAAGGTGTAAGACCCGCAAAAAAGAAgcgaagaggaagaggaaaaaaggctcATTGACTTTATGCAGTAATTCAGATTTTCTGGAGATGCGTGGCACCACTTACCTTGTTCgctgcagggatgggaacaggagCAGTGGATGAAGGTCTGTGGGTGACCTGAGCTTTTATATCCTCCTTAAAGCCACCCATCCTCGTTTATTACAAAACCAACGCCACAGTGGGTGCTTCCATTCTGTCACCTCAGCACTCCCAGACTCGCGTGGCTATGACACAACTGCTGATGGCAATCAGCTCCCTCTGAGAGCGATCCGAGgcgatttggggaatttggggctgaAGGGTGGTCATGGAGCCATCAATTAAAGCCAGCTCTGGTTCACTCCAATTTTATTGTCCTTTTAAATTGGGACATTTTAATGGCCACGGTAACTCTTCCATGGTGTGGAGCCCTTTGTGGTGCCACCTTCACCAGGTGAAGGTCACCCAACTGGACCTAAAATTGTGGCTGTGAGAGGACACGAATTCTCCTTGTAGCTGAGTAGGGATCTACAAAAGTTGTCTCCAAAGAGGCAGAAATTGGTACAGCCAGAAGAGGCCTTAGCTTAAAACTAATTCCAATTTCACGATTTCATTTGAAATCTCAACTTCTAGAAGTTCAGtttgaaatacattaaaaaatctttattttctcccccccctccccccgtGAAGTACTGACCACtacagaaaaaagagagaatttattaaagtagtaataaaataaaatatactttattAGGATGAGTCTGGAACATCCTgcagttatttattttctttcctcttgcaACTGTTCTCTAATTTTACAATGTTGCAAAAGAGAAGCAATAAATTACCTCTAAATTGTAAAATAGCTCTGCTTGTGAAGTGTCATCAGGATTTGCTGATAATAATGAGAGGTACCTGGAGGATAATGACTTTAAGCTGCCTCACAAATACTCATTAATAGTCAGTGCTTGCAATTTCTGTTATTATCCTATTAAATGGAGGCTGGGAGTTATGAGGATTTATTCTGAGTTAGGAGCTCCCTTATTATGAAACAGCATAATTTAAAATCCGCCAATCAATGTCACTCCTCTTGATTCTCTAATTAGCCTCTGATTAATAATTTCAGTGCTGGCaatgatttaattttcattcatgAGCTcaaattcttcattttattaACTATTAATGTGTTTGGGATGATTACGACAAGTACCTCATGTGCCATATCGAGTGCAGCTTCTTCTTAATTTATGAGGCAGCATTTTACTGAAATATCTTAAATTCCAGGGGAGAAATTAAAGCCTGATTGCAAATCATCTGAATTTTCAGGCTTAACCATCAGTGTTCTGCAAAAAAAGTGGTCTCAGACTGATTTTCTAAATTCTCTGCTCTTGGAGTCTCACCTGTAAATATTTTGTCCATGAAATTGTTCCTCATGACACAGAGGCCTCAGCTCACACGTCTCTGAACTGACGCTCCTGCCCCAGTTTTGGGCGCTGACGTTTCTGTGTTCGAGTCTAACACACCAAATATGAATTTCCTGTGGGCATTCACAAAGCCCCTGATGGTCCTGGAAGGATCTGGAACATCCCCCAGGTGTCACTGCCTTGGTGACATTCCAAAGCCAGCAGGGCATGGAGCAATGGAGCCCACCTTGGAATTGTTGAGTAATTAATGGCATTTGAGCTGCAAACACAGCTCTTAAAACCCCTCACGTTTCTGAAGCACTTGGAGATaacttattttcttcatttttgatACCCCTCTACCCCCTCCATATTTTTGTGCAGATCCCATGGATTTTCACGGGATTCACTTAGATTTTAAAAGGCGAAGTTAATTAATCTGAGCTCATCAAACTCAAAGACAGCTCGTGATGGGGATTATTATCTCATCATTCACCAACTCGATGCCCTCAAGTCTGTCCTGACATGGCCTCACGCCTGTTTTTGCGCGTGGGGAGTGGCAGTGCAAAGCCAGCAGAATTAAATCCCTCCATGTGAGGGTTGTTTTGTGTGGGACCGGAGGCACGGAGGGCGTTTTGTCCTTGTAAGCACTTTGGGAAATGTATAAAAGCTGCCACCACTCCGAGCCTCTCCACCACATCTCCTGGGTTATTCACCTTGGTGAACAGGGTAAGTCAAATTTGAACTCTTCTCTCCCTCTGtccttccttttccccatcCAATTCTTTGATGTTATGGATTGGCAGATTGAAAAACTGTGCGTCTCACAAGGTTGTTGTagaataaaatctgaattttcaaCGTGCCACCTGAAATAACCATTTCAAGGCATTTTAGGTACAAtgagtaaaattttaaaatacctgCATGATCATTCCCACCTTGTGGGAATATAAGGGTGAATTTTCTGGTTTGGAAGCTGATGGCTACTTGGGAGAAGATATGAAACTACAAAAATTGCTGCTTTGTATTGGACACTTCTTAATTTTCCTACAGATACATTGCTAGATTTCAGGTGGTCTTTATAAATTATAAtgagataaaatgaaatttgtCACAGAGTAAGAAGTGTCACCAGAGATGACACCAGATGTTTTCATTTGAGTGGGACATCTCATGGACCTTGACAGCAACCAGAGTATAGAATGTGATTTTTGTGGTCACATGAGAGACAGATTTGGAAAGCAATGAACTCTGGGCTCTCACATTTTCCATGGCAAAGCACAGGAAGAGCCAGGTGGAAATTTCTGCATCTGAAACCTTTCTCCTGCTGTGCATTGCAGCCTCCCAGCACAGAAGGATGTCCTACTCCAGCGAGTCGTGCGGCGtgagctgcccccagcccatcGCGGAGAGCTCCAACGAGCCGTGTGTGCAGCAGTGCCCCGACTCCAGAGCTGTGATCCTGCCCCCGCCGGTGGTGGTGACCATCCCGGGTCCCATGCTCAGCACCTTCCCTCAGGAGAGTGTTGTGGGATCATcgggcccagcctggctggagcGTTCCTTCAGCTCCCGCAGCTCCCCGGGCTACGGGGGCTCCTTTGGGCTGGGAGGTTCTGGGCGTCCCCTGGCCTTGGGGGGCTCCTCTGGCTATGGGGGCTCCTTTGGCTcaggaggttttgggggctCCCAGGGCTATGGGGGCTCCTTTGGGTTGGGGGGCTCCCGTGGTTATAGGGGCTCCTTTGGGTTGGGAGGTTATGGGGGCTATGGGGGCTCCCAGGGCTATGGGGGTTTCTCAGGCTATGGGGGCTCCCAGGGCTATGGGGGCTCCCAGGGCTATGGGGGTTTCTCAGGCTATGGGGGCTCCCAGGGCTATGGGGGTTCCTTTGGCCTGGGGAGCTGTGGGGGCTATGGGGGCTCCCTGGGGGGCTATGGGGGCTCCCTTGGATATGGGGGTTCCCTGGGTTATGGAGGTGACATTGGCTATGGGGGCTCCTTCGGGGGCTATGGGGGCTCCCTGGGGGGCTATGGGGGCTCCTTTGGCAATTGCGGGAGGTCCTACAGCTCTGGCTTCTCCTCGCGGGGCCTGGGCTATTCCCTGCCTTGctcccagagatggggcaggtCCCGCCGCGGGAGCTGTGGGGTTTTCTAAAGccgccctggcagtgccagcccccagcggctgtgccagccctggaggTCAGCCCCAGCCATGGGGAcaccgggcaggagccgctggcaggggcagctgaGTGTGCCCAGCAGCCCCGGCTGTGCCCTGAGCCCTCCATCCCCTCTCTGTGCCCGGATCTCCCATCCCCTCGGGATTCCCTGCGCCCTCCATCCCCTCTCTGTGCCCGGAACTCCCATCAACTCGGGATTCCCTGacccctccatcccctctctGTGCCCTGACCCCTCCATCCCCAGCTTATCCCGCTCCTGAGCAAggccctgctcccagagcaCGAGTCCTGCAtcccctgctctccctggaTCGCCTGGATTCCCTGCCCTCGGCTGTTGCTCTTCTGTCTGACATTAAACCCCTGTTGGTGTTGCACAAAAGCCTCTCTAGTTTTCATTTGTCCTTGTATTCCCTTGACGGGATATTCACTCTTGTGCTGGGAAGAGATGCCTGGAGTTCCTCATTTGGCCAAAGCCTTGGTCTTTGTCATTTGGGGAAAGGAGGCAAAGAGACAGGAGGAGTTGGATGCAGGAAAACTTTATTGTAGCAAGAagggcaggagaggcagggatggggacggcGGGCAGCCCCCGGGCAGGCCGGGTGTCACGGGCTGCAGGAGGCCAGGGCAGCTTGTGCCGAGCTCAGCTTCTCCACGCTGGGctggggcggcggcggggctctggggctgctggtggtggCTCTAGCAGGGCCCGCAGGTGtcccagagcctcctgctgtAGCGGGGCAAGGCGCAAGGGCTGCAGGCGGCAGCAGCGGAGGCTCTGCCAAAGGTGCAGAGGCCGCCCGAGGCCTGGGTGGCACCGGCGCCGTAGAGGccgcccagccccagggagccgccAAAGGCCGGTGCTCCGGAGGAGCCCACCACGGcctgctgggggaaggagctgaggatgggccCGGGGAAGGTGACCACCACGGGCGGGGGCTGGATGAAGGCAGACGAGTCGGGGCACTGGCGGGCGCACAGCTCGTTGCAGCTCTCAGCGAtgggctggggcacagccacGCTGGTTCTGGGCGGGCACAGCTCCGTGCTGCTCCGGGGTGGGCACAGGTCGTAGCAGGACATCTTGGCCTGGGATGCGAGGCTGAAAGATAATTCAGAAAAACTGGGGTCAGAACGACCATGGGGATCTCCCGATTCAGCTGCGGCTTTTTCCCCCAGACCTGACAAAGGCCTTGAGTCGCCAAAGCCGCACAGCCTTGCCTaccctgcccagcactggccctgtgccctgcagccccctcaGAGCCCTGATCTTCACACCTCCAGACCTCACAATCCTTGCCCAAGTCCCTGCCCGGCTCCATCTGTCCTGTCCAAGGGATCATAGCAGGACATCTTGCAGGCTTGAAGGTAGGTTTGCAACAGAGACACGAAAACTATAAAAACTCAGAAGTTGATGAGAGACATTTTCAACATGAGTGAAGTCACTGTGTTGTGGTTCGTGTTCAACCTTCATTGTCATGCTGAAAACCCAATGAGCACCTTGATCCAAAAATTCCTGCCTATGTAAAACCGTCCCCATAACGACCAGACCCCACAGACTGATCTTTGTTCTGGCCCCACATAGTTGTGTCATTCAGGTTTTGGAAATGCTTATAAAAACCTCAGTCCCATCTCCCATTAACTTCCCCAAAGTTGGGAAGTTGGGAAGATCTGGGGACTCCCAAAGATTCGGATACTCCCATATCCCACATTTCCCACTGGTTTCATTAAGAGTAATTCCAGACAGAAATTATGTAAAGCTGTTCTAAATTTCAGCATTCCCAAAGGAATCTTCTACTGCTCTGGTTCAGACTCTgattaaataaacagaaaggaattaaaaattcaTACTCACTAAGCTCCACAAGGCGAATGAGCTGCGAGAAGTGTTTGTCCAGCACCCAAGCACTGGAGCTTATATAGAGGATCCCAACATTCCTGAGGGTTTGGAACTTCCTTGGGGTGGGGGTTCTGCCTGAAAGAAATTGTTTGCCAGCTTTGAGTCACAAAAGTTTGGAGTTTGTGGCAGTTCTGATTTCATTCATATTCTCCTATCGTGTGATGTTGGAGTTTCACCATCCTGATTTCTTTAATCTTGGGTCTTAATTGGCACTGGCAATTCTTGGCATCATTAGAGTGACCTCACTGGAATTACCATGTTCATTAAGCTGACTCCACATGTTACTTCTTCCTTTACAACCTTGTCATGATCTTGTCTGCTCCAAGATTTTGTAAGACTCATCTTTGGCTGACATGGACATTTTTCCTTAACAGCCCTTTAAAATTATCTGATAAATTAATTAGAAGCAGAAACCAGCTTATTCCAGAACTCCCCAGGGACAAATATCATTTCCAGCTGTAATTAAAGAGACCTTGTTGGTATGAGATGGATTTAAAAGGTCATGAATATCTGCTGAGATCATCCAGGACACTCAGCAGTCCCCCAATAGTTTTGCATTGAGAGGGAGGTTTGGAATCAATTCTACATAAAAATCACTTTGTTTAAATAAGAAGGATTTAGTGGAAAATATAATTCAGTTTTAAATGGGTCAATGGTGCTGAATGTTCCCATATCAAGTCCTGTGATTCCAATTCTGAAGAAAAACCAAAGAGGCAGATCAAGGTTTTTCTTTAATGTCGTGAGTGTAATCTCTTATCAAGAGTGTTCAAGCCCTTCTTGAGAAAAATACTTTGTAATGATTTCACAAACATTCATTATCTGCTGTTCAACCCAGCTAATGTTCGGTGTTGTATTACACGAGTGATTTAGACATTTCACTCTTACACAACCCCAAGCTGCTTTAATGTGCAGGAAACAAGGTGGTGCCTGCCATTACTTTGATTAAATCATGATTTGTGCCATTGGAAGTCAAGGGTTAATGATTAATGCagttcttcttttccttctttaaaaaaaaaatcctttccatATCCGTGGTTGAATCCTCTGTGAGTTTAGGATTCCACCTTTGCTGTATTTGATTTATTTCAGGctatattttccatttaaaaaaaaaaattgtgattatTTACCCTTTTCCTATGTTTTTTTCAGAGCACAACTTTTAGGTTTTCACCTGTATCCGGTGCATTTTACAGACCTTTCTGGTCATTCCTGAGAAATCCCCCCAGACATCTGCTCTTAACTCCTACGCTGAAGATTGGTTGTTGTGGTCCAGGTTCACaccaatattttcattttctctgcagGTGGAAAAGGATTTGGGTTTAGGTTTGTGTTTGGGTTTAGGTTTGTTTATTGCCCCAACAAATTTCCCTGTATTtgctgcaggggaaggaaaaaattgaTTCTCCAAGCACAGAAAGGGTTTGAGTGGTTCCCACATCTCCCAGCCTGGGGGACATTTCCTTGCTTTGatttatattttacaaaaatCTGACAGTGAGAGTAAGTTGTGCCTCATCCCTGGCTCAAACTCCCTTCAAATCCAACCCCTCGATttctcctgggctgcatcaaaacccccgtgggcagcaggggaggggaattctgccctgctcaggtgagacctcacctgcagagctgccccagccctggatcccagcccaggcaggacctggagagagcccagaggaggctgagGATGACCCGAGgaatggagcagctctgctaggaggaaaggctgagagagccaGGATTATTCTCTTTGGAGAAGGGAAGCTCTGAGGTGACCTCACTGTGGCCTTGCAGGACCTGAAGGCACTACAAGAAACACGGGGAGAAGCTTTTCCCAAgggatggagtgacaggacaagggggatgGGTTCTGACTGACAAGGAGGaggtttagatgggatttttgggagcacagggaaggtCCTGGCACACGATATTCCATGGCTGcctcattcctggaagtgtccaagaccagcttggacagggcttgCAGCAACCTGGGGtggtggaagatgtccctgcccatggcagggcatgGAACGAGATGattttaagatcccttcccacccaaaccattccatgattctgtgattgcctCTCTCCACTTCATATTAAAAACACCGTGATTTCAGCCCTCTCTAGACTTCAACATTAATTTGGACGGTTTCTgtgtgaaaaaacccaaaacatctAAGTGCAGATTTTCTCGAGCCCCTGAGGAACAAAAGCTGTGAGAGCACTTGGGAAGCACTGAGCAATGATCCCTGCTccctgttttgttgttttgtacCCTTGCATGTCCCTGGGCTGAGTAAGAGTGCCCAAagcagggaggagctgcccGGCACCTCAGCCCTGATCAGATCGTTCTAGCCGCTGGGTTTGGCCAggccgagccctgccctgctctaaCTTTCCCTTTTGTGTCATCCAGGGCAGGCTGCTCCCCTCAGAGCGGCTCCAGAACTCCCAGGCCCTCCCACAGTGGCTCTCCACAGATTTAAGCAACCAGAAACGGTCAAGTTGAATAACTCTGTTATGAGAAGGCAAGATCTTAAGTGAGTGCTCAGCaccatttaaacaaaaaaaaaaaaaaaaaaaagaaaatagcacaAAAATTTGATGCATGAAAGATTTATTGCAGGAACAACTTGAATAAGTCAGAGAGTACAA includes:
- the LOC110476903 gene encoding uncharacterized protein LOC110476903, producing MGGFKEDIKAQVTHRPSSTAPVPIPAANKAATSLINYPAENFSCKDDCASQHRRMSYSGESCGVSCPQPIAESSNEPCVQQCPDSRAVILPPPVVVTIPGPMLSTFPQESVVGSSGPAWLERSFSSRSSPGYGGSFGLGGSGGPLALGGSSGYGGFFGSGGFGGSQGYGGSFGLGGYGGSQGYGGSQGYGGSFGLGSCGGYGGSLGGYGGSLGYGGSLGYGGDIGYGGSFGGYGGSLGGYGGSFGNCGRSYSSGFSSRGLGYSLPCSQRWGRSRRGSCGVF
- the LOC110476902 gene encoding uncharacterized protein LOC110476902; its protein translation is MSYSSESCGVSCPQPIAESSNEPCVQQCPDSRAVILPPPVVVTIPGPMLSTFPQESVVGSSGPAWLERSFSSRSSPGYGGSFGLGGSGRPLALGGSSGYGGSFGSGGFGGSQGYGGSFGLGGSRGYRGSFGLGGYGGYGGSQGYGGFSGYGGSQGYGGSQGYGGFSGYGGSQGYGGSFGLGSCGGYGGSLGGYGGSLGYGGSLGYGGDIGYGGSFGGYGGSLGGYGGSFGNCGRSYSSGFSSRGLGYSLPCSQRWGRSRRGSCGVF
- the LOC110476918 gene encoding feather keratin 4; protein product: MSCYDLCPPRSSTELCPPRTSVAVPQPIAESCNELCARQCPDSSAFIQPPPVVVTFPGPILSSFPQQAVVGSSGAPAFGGSLGLGGLYGAGATQASGGLCTFGRASAAAACSPCALPRYSRRLWDTCGPC